The genomic segment GCGGGCAGCCCTTCGGCGCTCTTCTCCACGCCGAGGAACCCGTTGGCGTCCAGGCGCAGCGCGCTCGTGCCGAGCTCGCCGAGGGAGTGCAGCGCGTCGCCGATGACCAGGCGCATCCCGGCGAACGTCGGGTCGAGCCAGTTGATCGAGGGCTGCCCCTGCTTGAAGTAGTGGAGGTAGACCCAGCGGCGCGTGATGCCGTCGGGGCCGGTGACCGGCGCCGTCGCGCTCCAGTTCGTCTCCTTCACCCCCGGGGTGTAGAAGATGACGCGCTGCAGCGCGCCGATGATGTACCCGTGCTCGGCGAGCTCATGCTCGGTCGCGGCGTCCAGATTGACGCTGTCGACGCCGTCCGGCACGTCGGGCAGGAGCGCCCAGTCCTCCGGCGGGATCTCGATCATGTGGTAGATGCCCGGGTAGTCCTTGAAGCCCATCTCGGCGAGGCGGAAGTCGGCTCCCTTGCCGGTGTGCCCCGGCACGATGTCGTCGATGATGCTGCCGCCGAAGGTGTCGGCGACGTCGCACAGGGCGCGGAACTCGTCCTCGGTGCCGAAGGCGGGGTCGATCTGCGTGCTGATGCGGTCGAAGTGGCCGTCCACACTCGGGGTGTCGAGCCACCCGGCGATGCCGCCCGCCCGTTTGACCGGGCCGGTGTGGATGGCGGTGATGCCGATCCGCTCGAACGCCGCCCACAGCGCCTCGTCGCCGAGCGACGCCAGGAACGACTGCCCCGGCCGGGTGATCAGCGAGATCGGGTACGCCGTGAACCAGACGTCGCTGGTCGCGATGGCCCGCCGTGCGTCGGGGCGCGCGTAGGCGTGCCGCCACATGGTGGGCTGGCCCGACAGCTGTCGCGCCAGGACGTCGGCGTCCTTCAGCATCGACTGCCGCACGAGCCACTCGACGTACGACGGGTTGGTGCCGTTCGCGGTGCGCGGATCCGTCCGGATGCGCCGGACGCTGCTGCCGCGCAGGTGGTCGCGCGGGCGAAGGCGCCGCGGCCGGGCGGGGTAGCGCTGCTCGTCGTAGCTGATCTCGGGGACTTCGGCCTCGGGCTCGCCGCCCTCGAGGGCTTGCACTCCGGCCAGGTCGATGGGACCGGTGTACAGGACCTCCGGCCATTGCTCGTCGCGCGCCATGCCTCCACGGTAGAGATCGCGTCGTGCCGGCACGAGGGACTGGTGCGCACCCTTCACCAAGGGTTATAGGGGCGACTGCTGTCGTGGGGCTGGGCCATGATGGGCGGATGGATGCCTCGACGGTGCGTCACGAGCGGCTCCGGTCCCATCGCCTGAGCGCGCCGGCCGCCACGATCGCCGATGCGGCGCGGCACATGCTCGCCACGCAGAGCCAGGAGTTCTGGGGCGGCCGCTGGGCGCTCGCGGCGCGAACCCGGGGGCGCATCACGGTGCGCGACGTCGACGCCGCCTACGGCCGCGGCGAGATCGTGCGCACCTGGACCATGCGCGGGACGATCCACACCATCCCCGCCGCCGACGTCGCGTGGGTGTTCTCCCTCACCGCCGAGCGGCAGCGCCGGCAGGCCGCCGCCGTCCACCGCGCCGAGGGGATCGACGCCGACGAGGTCGACCGCGCCGAGCGCCTCGCACGCGCGGCGCTGGGCGGCGGCAACCGCCTCACCCGCAGGGAGCTGTTCGAGGTGTGGCAGCAGGGCGGCGTGTCGACGCTGCGTCAGCGCGGCTACCACCTGCTCGTCGCGCTGTCGCTGCGGACCGTGCTGTGCCAGGGGCCGGTGGTGCCGCGCGAGGGCGGGCCCACCCGCGAGCAGTACTGGGTGCTCGCCGACGAGTGGATCACGGATGCCGCCGCCCCCGTCGATCCGCTCGCGGAGTTCTTCGTCCGCTACATCGCGTCGCACGGCCCGGCCGGTCCCCGCGACTTCTCGTGGTGGAGCGGACTGCCGCTCGGGGTGTCGCGGGCGGCGGCGGAGGCGGCATCCGATCGGCTCGTCCTCGTCGCCGACGAGCCGGAGCCGCAGTACGTCGTCGCGGCGGGCGCGCCCCGGCGCAGCCCCACCGCACCCGAGGTCGTGGCGCTGCCGCCGTTCGAGGAGTACTACCTGTCGTACCTCGACCGCACGGTGCCGTGCGCGCCGGAGTTCCTGACCGCGATCGGCCCGAGCATGAACGGCATCGTCCGGCCCGTCCTCGTCGCCCGCGGCGAGGTGGTGGGCGTGTGGACGCATTCGGTGGCGGTCGGCCGGCACGCCGACACGCCCGTCCCCGAGCTCTTCGCGCCCGGGTCGGCGACGGATGCCGAGATCGCTGCCGCCCTCGATCGCTACCGCGACTTCATCACCGCGTAGCCGGTCAGGCGTGGCGGTCGAGGAAGTCGTAGACCTCGTTGTCGTCGACGCCGGGGAACGTGCCGCGAGGGAGCGGCGAGAACATCTGCATGTGCACCCGCGCGCTCGGCCAGGCCTTGCCCGACCAGCGGTCGAGCACATCGGGGGCGGCCCGGCGGCAGCACGACTCGTCGGGACAGGTCGAGCTCGCGCGCTTCTGGGTCTCGCGACCGCGGAACCAGCGGGCGTCGTCGAACGGCACGCCGACGGTGATGGAGAACTCGCCCGCCGAGGTCGTGCCGGTCTGCGTCGAGCACCAGTACGTACCCGCGGGGGTGTCGGTGTACTGGTAGTGCTCGGTGGTGCGGTTCTGCTCCGAGAACGCCGCGCGGGCGGAGAACTTGCGGCATGCGATCTGCCCGTCCACCGCGCCGGTGACGTCCATCGGGAGCGGGAGGTCGTCGTTCTCGTACACGCGCGAGATCGCCCCCGACCCATCGACGCGCAGGAAGTGCAGCTTGATGCCCAGGTGATGGGTGGCGAGGTTGGTCAGCCGCATGCCGGCGGCCTCGTGCGTCACCCCGAAGGCGTCGCGGAAGTCCTCGACCGCCAGGTTGCGGTCCTTCTTGGCCTGCTGCAGGAACGCCACCGACGCCGTCTCGGGCATGAGGCAGCACGCGGCGTAGTAGTTGATCTCCAGCCGCTGCTGCAGGAAGTCGGCGTAGTCGGTGGGGCGCTCGTGGCCGAGCAGCCGGTGCGCCATCGCCTGCAGCGCCATCGAGCGCAGGCCGTGGCCGCCGGGGATCGACGCGGGGGGCAGGTAGATGCGGCCGTGCTCCAGGTCGGTCACCGACCGCGTCGAGTGCGGCAGGTCGTTGACGTAGATCAGCTCGAAGCCGAGCTTCTCGGCCATGATGCTCACCGTGCGGTGGGTCAGCGCGCCGGTGGTGTGCCCGGCGGCCTTCAGCTGCTTCTCGGCGAGCTTCTCGATGTCGGGGAGGTAGTTGTCGCGCTCGCGCATCTTCAGCCGCAGCTCGGTGTTCGCCCGCCGCGCCTCCTCGGGGGTCGCGATCGCCTCCTTCTCGCGGCGCTGCAGCTCGCGGTGCAGTCCCAGGATCGACTCGATCGTGTCGTCGCTCATGCCCTTGGTGACCTTGACGGGGGCGATGCCGAGCTGGCGGAAGACCGAGCTCGACTGCGCCCGCTCGAGCTCGATCTCCAGCGCGGCGCGCCGGTTGGGCGGCTCGGCCGACAGCAGGTCGGCGACCTCCACGCCGGTCGACGACGCGATCGCCTGCAGCAGCGAGAGCTTGGGCTCGCGCTTGCCGTTCTCGATGAGGCTGAGCTGGCTGCCGGCGACGCCGACCAGGGCGCCCAGCTCGTCCAGCGTGTAGCCGTGCGCCAGACGCTGGTGACGGATGCGGTGACCCAGGGTCGACAGTTCCAGTGCGGTGGCGGGCATTCTTTGATGCTAGCGAAAGAATCAAGACTCTTGACGTCGTGTTTCGTCGCAAGACACCCTAGGAGGCGACCAAAGTAGAGGAAGAGCGCGAATATGCATCGTCTACCCGACGGTCGAATCAACGAGGAGCGACACTATGGCCCTTGCCGACATCTTCACCCGGACCGAAGGCTCCGCCCCCGCCCGTCCCGCGGCCACGCGGACGTATGGCGAGGTGCCCACCATTCAGGGTGAGGGCATGCCCGCTCTGCTGGCATGGGTCGACGAGATCGCGGCGCTGACCAAGCCCGCGCGCATCCACTGGGTCGACGGGTCGCGGGCGGAGAACGAGGCGCTGCTGCGCGAGCAGGTCGACGAGGGCAAGCTCATCAAGCTCAACCCCGAGTGGCGTCCCGGGTCGTACCTCGCCCGCTCGCACCCGAGCGATGTCGCCCGCACCGAGGGGCGCACCTTCATCGCCTCCGAGCGCGAGGAGGACGCGGGTCCGACCAACAACTGGGTCGCGCCCGACGAGATCCGGGCCACCATCACCCCGCTGTTCGACGGCTCGATGGCGGGGCGCACGATGTACGTGGTGCCGTTCTCGATGGGCGCGGTCGGCGGCCCGCTGTCGCACATCGGCGTGCAGGTGACCGACAGCGCCTACGCCGTCACGTCGATCGGCATCATGACCCGCGTGGGCACCGAGGTGCTGCGCGAGATCGCGGGCGGCGCGCCCTGGGTCAAGACCGTGCACACGGTCGGCGCCCCGCTCCAGCCGGGGCAGCAGGACGTCGCGTGGCCGTGCAACGACGAGAAGTACATCGTCCACTTCCCCGACACCCTCGAGGTCTGGTCGTTCGGCTCCGGCTACGGCGGCAACGCCATCCTCGCCAAGAAGTGCTTCGCGCTGCGGATCGCCTCGGTCATCGGCCGCGACGAGGGGTGGCTCGCCGAGCACATGCTCCTCATCCGCGTGATCGACCCCGCCGGCCGCGCCTACCACCTGGCCGCCGCGTTCCCGTCGGCGTGCGGCAAGACGAACCTCGCGATGCTCCGTCCGACGATCCCGGGCTGGCGCGTGGAGACCCTCGGCGACGACATCGCGTGGCTGCGCCCCGGTGAGGACGGGCGCTTGTGGGCCATCAACCCCGAGGCCGGGTTCTTCGGCGTCGCGCCGGGCACCGGCGAGTCCACCAACGTCACCGCGGTCGAGACGCTGTGGGGCAACACGATCTTCACCAACGTCGCGCTGCGCCCCGACGGCGACGTGTGGTGGGAGGGCCTCACCGACACCCCGCCGGCGGAGCTCACCGACTGGGAGGGCAACCCGTGGACGCCGGCATCCGGTCGTCCCGCCGCGCACCCGAACTCGCGCTTCACCGTCGCCGCCGCGCAGTGCCCGCAGATCGCGGACGATTGGGACGCCCCGCAGGGCGTGCCCCTGGACGCGATCCTCTTCGGCGGCCGCCGCGCCACCAATGTGCCGCTGGTCGTGGAGGCCACCGACTGGACGCACGGGGTCTTCATGGGCTCGAACGTGTCGAGCGAGCGCACCGCCGCCGCCGAGGGGACGGTCGGCGAGCTGCGCCGCGATCCGTTCGCGATGCTGCCGTTCTGCGGCTACAACATGGCCGACTACTTCGGCCACTGGCTGAAGGTCGGCCAGAAGCTGCGCTTCGACCGTGCGCCGCGCATCTTCCAGGTGAACTGGTTCCGCAAGGGGTCGGACGGCCGCTTCCTGTGGCCCGGCTTCGGCGACAACTCCCGCGTCATCGACTGGATCATCCGCCGCATCGAGGGCGAGGTGCCTGCCGTCGACAGCCCGATCGGGCGCCTGCCGCGCACCGAGGACCTCGACCTCGACGGCATCGACGTGCCGCAGGCCGACCTCGACGAGCTGTTCGCGATCGACCCGCAGCTGTGGCTGCACGAGGCCGACCTCACCGAGGAGTTCTACCGCACCTTCGAGGGCCGCGTCCCCGCCCCGCTGTGGGCCGAGCTCGCCGCCCTGCGCTACCGGCTGCAGCGCGCCTGACCCGCGCACCGGACATCGGAAGCGGATGCCTCGCCCCGCGTCTTCGCGGCGGGTCGAGGCATCCGTCGTCCCAGGTCAGACGAGCAGCTGGTGCTTCGCGAGGTCGCGGTACAGCGGCGTCGTCTGCACGAGCTCGGCGTGGGTGCCCTGCCCGACGACACGGCCCTGCTCGAGGACGACGATGTGGTCGCTGTCGACGACCGTCGAGAGGCGGTGGGCGATCACGATGAGCGTGCGACCGGCGGCCACGGCGTCGATCGCCTCGCGCATGCGCTGCTCGTTGAGGCCGTCCAGCGACGAGGTGGACTCGTCGAGCAGCAGGATCGGGGGAGCGGCCAGCAGGGCCCGAGCGATCGCGAGGCGCTGACGCTCCCCGCCCGAGAGCATCACGCCCGACTCGCCGACCGGCGCGTCGAGCCCCAGCGGGTTGCGGTCCAGCACGTCGCCGAGGTTCACCGCGCGCAGCACCGCCTCGCACTCGGCATCCGACGCCTCCGGCGACGCCAGCCGCAGGTTGTCGCCGAGCGTGCCGGCCAGGGTGGGGGCGTCCTGCTCGACGTAGCCCAGCTGCGCCCGCAGCGCGTCGCGGTCCAGGGCGCGCACATCCGTCCCGTTCAGGAGCACCGCGCCGCCGGTGGGGTCGTAGAAGCGCTCGATGAGGGCCAGCGTCGTGCTCTTGCCGGCTCCCGAGGGTCCCACCAGCGCGACGCGCGCGCCGCGGGGGACCGAGAACGACACGCCGCGCAGCACCTCGCCGTCGGGGATGCCGGATGCCGCGACATCCGTCGCTGCGTCGCCCGGCGAGCCGGCGCCGTCGCCGAGGCCGATGGTCGACGGGTCGACGTGGGCCGACTCGAGCACCGCGAGCGCCTCGGACTCGGCCTTGCGGCGCGCGGCGACGACGTTCTCGGGGTAGCGGAACCGCACGTCGCGGAACTCGACTGCGGGCGCCTGCCCGGATTCGATGGGCGCATCCTGCGGGTTCGCAGGCTCCGAGACGGCAGATCGCGTCATGCGGACGTCGAGACCGGCGGCGATCGTGGCATCGTCCTGCGACTCCGTGGGCAGGTCCAGCACCTCCTGGATGCGCCCCAGCGCCCCGAGCGCCTGGTTGACCGACGTGATCGCGCCGAAGAACGAGCCCAGCGGGGCGATCAGCATGAACAGGAACATGATGAAGGTCACCAGGCTCGCGATCGACAGCGCGCCGGTGGCCACCCGGAAGCCGCCCAGGCCGATGACGACGAGCAGCGAGACCTGCAGCGCGATCCCTGCGATCGGCACCACGAGCGCCGACACCTTGGCGATGCGCACGCCGACCCGGTACGCGTCCGTCGCCTGCGACGTGACCGCCTCGACCTCGCGGGAGGTGGCGCCGGCGGCGCGCACCGTGCGGATCGACCCGACCGCCCGCTCGACGCCGGAGGCGAGCTCGCCGACCTTCTCCTGCTGCTCGGTCGACGCGGTGCGGATGCGGCCGCTCAGCATCGTCACGCCGACGACCGACACGCCGATGACCAGCACGATGATGCCGAGCAGCAGCGGGTCGATGACCGCCATGGCGACCAGCGCGCCGACGAAGAGCAGCGCGTTGCCGACCGAGTCGGCGAGCCCCTGCGTCAGCGCCGCGTAGAGGAGCGTCGTGTCGCTGCCCACGCGGGAGACGAGATCGCCGGTGCGGCGGGCGTCGAACTCGCTGATCGGCAGGCGCAGGATGCGGGCGATCAGCCGGCGCCGGCTGGAGTAGACCACCGCGGTGCCGGTGCGCTGCAGCAGGTAGTGCTGCCAGCCCGAGACGAGCGACGAGAGCACGACGAAGCCCACGAGCGCCCACAGCAGCAGGCCGAGGTCGAGGTTGTTCTGCACGCGCTCGATCACCTGTCCGACCAGCAGCGGCTGCACCAGCATCGTGAGGGCGCTGAACACGCTCAGCACCGCCACGACCACGAGCGTGCCCCGGTGCTCGAAGAGGAACGGCAGCAGCTGCCGGAACGTCGCGCGCGGTCCCTCCTGCGCCTTGCCGCGTCGCGTGCGTCCGTCTCGGGCGCGACGGGGGACGGATGCCTCGGCCGGCGGGGCGGCGGAGGCTCGATCGAGTTCGGCGGAGGGCATGGGTCTACCTCGTTCGTGAAGGGGCTTACCTTCGACCGTACTTCTTGTGGACGGCCTGACGACTCACGCCCAGGGCGCCGGCGATCGCCTGCCACGAGAAGCCGAGGTTGCGCGCCTTGCGCACCTGCACCTCCTCGGCCCGGGCGAGCTCGCGGCGCACCTCGGCCAGGCGGTGGAGCTCGGCGAGCGGCTCGCGCTCGCCGGCCGCCCCGATCAGGGTGCGGATCTCGTCGCCGCCCATCGGTCGCCTTTCGGAGTCGGGGTGCCGCACGGCGCGGCATCCGTCGTCAACCGTAGTTGACAAGCGGCGGCGTGTCAACTGATATTGACGTGACGGGTCCCGGTGTCGGGGCATGGCGTTAGGGTTGTCCGGTGTCCGCCCCCGTGATCACCGCCGCGAACCTCGTCAAGGCCTACAAGGTCAAGGGCAAGCCCGACTTCCTGGCCGTCGACGGGCTCTCGTTCGAGGTCGCGCCGGGCGAGTCGTTCGGCCTGCTCGGGCCCAACGGCGCGGGCAAGTCCACGACGATGAAGATGATCGGCGCGGTGTCGACGCGCACGGCCGGCGAGCTCGAGATCCTCGGGCTCGACCCCGACCGCTACGGGCCCGAGATCCGCTCGCGTCTGGGCGTCGTGCCGCAGCAGGACAACCTCGACGGCGAGCTCAACGCCCGCGAGAACCTCTACATCTACGGCCGCTACTTCGGGCTGCCCGGCAAGGTGTGCGGCGAGAAGGCCGACGAGCTGCTCGCGTTCGCGGCCCTCGAAGACAAGGCCAAGGCGAAGGTCGACCAGCTCTCGGGCGGCATGAAGCGCCGGCTCACCATCGCGCGCGGCCTCATCAACGACCCCCGCATCCTGCTGCTCGACGAGCCGACCACGGGCCTGGACCCGCAGGCGCGGCACGTGCTGTGGGACCGCCTCTTCCGACTGAAGGAGCGCGGCACGACGCTCGTGCTCACGACGCACTACATGGACGAGGCCGAGCAGCTGTGCGACCGCCTCATCGTCGTCGACAAGGGGCGGATCATGGCCGAGGGGACGCCGGCATCCCTCATCCGCGACCACTCGAGCCGTGAGGTGCTCGAGGTGCGCTTCGGCTCCGACCGCAACGAGCAGGTCGCGCCGCAGCTCGAGGGCATCGGCGACCGGGTCGAGGTGCTGCCCGACCGCATCCTCGTCTACGCGCACAACGGCGAGGAGGCCCTCGAAGCCGTCACGCACCGGGGCCTCCACCCCCTCACGAGCCTGGTGCGTCGCTCGAGCCTGGAAGACGTGTTCCTGCGCCTGACCGGAAGGTCGCTGATCGAATGACCGCGCCACCCGACGACTCGGGCGCGACCGCGACGACGGCGCAGCCGTCGCTGGACGAGCTGCGCGCCGAGGCGCTGCAGTGGGGCCGCCGGCCCCGGGCGCTGGGCACCTGGTACGTCACCGAGCACATGGTGCGCGCGATGCGCGCCTACGGGTGGACGATCATCGTCGGAGCCCTCGGCCAGCCGATCCTCTACCTCCTGGGCTTGGCGGTCGGCCTCGCGGCGCTCATCGACGCGCCGATCACCGAGAACGGCGTCGAGGTGTCGTACCTCGTCTTCGTCGCACCGGCGCTGCTCATGACGGCGGCGATCTCGGTCGCGTCGGAGGAGTTCTCGTACCCGGTGATGGCGGGCTTCAAATGGAGGCGCTACTTCTTCGGCTTCAGCGCCTCGGCGCTGTCGCCCGGCCAGATCGCCGGCGGCGTCGTGGCCGGCGCGTCGGCGCGGATCCTCCTCGTCGTCGTCGCCTACTACGGGTTCCTCTGGGTCTTCGGCGCCGTGCCAGACCCGGCGACCGGTTGGCTCACGATCCCCATCGGGCTGCTCGCGGGCCTCGCGTTCGGCATCCCGTACATGGCCTACGCCGCGTCGATCACCGAGGACAAGGGGCAGATCGCGCTCGTGCAGCGCTTCATCTTCATGCCGATGTTCCTGTTCTCGGGCACGTTCTACCCGCTGGCCACGCTCCCGCTGTGGCTGCAGTGGGTCGGGTGGGTCTCGCCGCTGTGGCACGCCACCGAGCTCGGCCGCATGGTCACGTACGGCAAGCCGGCCGAGCCGATCATGATCGTCGTGCACATCGGCTACCTGCTCGTGCTGTCGGTCGGCGGGTACCTCGTCGGCCGTCGCCTGTTCGGCAGGAGGCTGGCCGAATGACCACCGTCCGGGGCTCTTCGGCGCCCGAGGAGGCGACGGCGCAGGTCCGCCGCGGCGGCGTGCGCGCCCTCTGGGCCGGAAACCCGCAGTCGGTCGTGCAGCGCGGACTCCTCGCCGCGCGCTCCTCGAGCTGGGCTGTCGTGCTGTCGGGATTCTTCGAGCCGGTGTTCTACCTGGCCTCGATGGGCATCGGCCTCGGTGCGCTCATCGGCGACGTCGAGACCTCCAGCGGGGTCGAGGTGCCGTACGCCGCCTTCATCGCCCCCGCGCTGCTCGCGGTGTCGGCGATGAACGGCGCGATCTACGACTCGACGTGGAACGTCTTCTTCAAGCTCAACTACGGCAAGCTCTACGAGGGCATGCTGGCGACCTCGATGGGCCCGCTCGACGTCGCGCTCGGCGAGATCCTCTACGCGCTGCTGCGCGGGCTGCTCTACGCCACCGGGTTCATGGTCATCATGCAGCTGCTCGGACTGAACCTGGCGTGGACCGCCGTGTTCGCCCTGCCCGCGGTGCTCCTCATCGCGTTCGGCTTCGCCAGCCTCGGCATGGCGGTCACGAGCTACATGAAGACCTTCCAGCAGATGGACTGGATCAACTTCGTGCTGCTGCCGATGTTCCTCTTCTCGGCGACGCTGTACCCGATCACGATCTACTCCGAGTGGATCCAGACCATCATCATGGCGTTCCCGCTGTGGCACGGCGTCGAGCTGATCCGCGGCCTCACCACCGGCATCCTCACCCCGGCGATGTGGTGGCATGTCCTCTATTTCGCCGTCATGATCGCCGTCGGCCTGGTCTTCACCACGAAGCGGCTGCGCGCGCTGTTCCTCGATTGAGCCGCGTGCCCTCCGTGCGGCCATGCCGCTGCGTCGAAACCACCCCTTCTCGCCGACTCCATGCGTCTCGGACGGGCCGGACCGGGTGGTCTCGGCGAGAAGGGGTGGTTCGGGTGCGGATGCGGGAGGTCAGAGCGAGCCGGTGGCTCCCACGCCCAGGTCGGCGTCGTAGTCCACGTCCTTCGTCTCGGGCGAGAGCAGCAGTGCGATGAAGGTCAGCACCGCCATCGCCGAGAGGTAGAGCCCGACCAGCCACGGGCTGCCGTCGGCGGCCGCCCACAGGGCGACGGCGACGATCGGCGCGAGCGCCGCGCCGAGGATCGACGACACGTTGTACGAGATCGCCGAGCCGGAGTAGCGGACGTTGGTCGGGAACAGCTCGGGAAGCACCGCGCCCATCGGGCCGAAGGTCGACCCCATCAGCATGAACCCGAAGATGAGGAACGCCTGCGTCAGGGCACCGGTGAACTTCGGATCGAGCTGCGGCGACAGGAAGAGGTTGAACGTCAGCCCGAATACGATGATGAGCCCGGTGACCCACAGCAGCAGGCGGCGGCGGCCGATGGCATCGGCGATCGGGCCCGAGAGCAGCGTGAAGATGCCGAAGAACACCACGCCGAGGATCTGCATCAGCACGAAGTCGGTGTAGGCGAAGCCGAGGCCGGGGTAGAACTGCGCGGCGAACGCCGTCGGGTCGAACGCCGTGCCCGCCGCTTCGGCGGCCCGCTGCGCCGCCGCCGACGCGGTCTCGAGGTCGGCGGCCTTCGTGCCGTACGACAGCGTGAAGTTCGTCATCAGGTAGAACAGCACGTAGGTCGCCAGCATGATGAAGATGCCGAGGATCAGGTGCCACCAGTGGTGGCGCAGCACCGTGCCGAGCGGGAACCTGCGGATCGCGCCCTTCTCCTCGGCCTTCACGAACGTCACGGACTCGACCAGTCGCAGCCGCACCCACAGGCCGATGATGACCATCACCGCCGAGAACAGGAACGGCACGCGCCAGCCCCACGCGAGGAAGTCCGCCGAGCGCTGACCCGCGCCCTCGGGGTGGGGGAGCAGGTAGTTGATCGCGAGGAACACCGAGTTCGCGATGATGAACCCGAGCGGTGCACCCAGCTGCGGGAACGTGCCGTACCAGGCGCGCTTGCCCTTCGGCGCGTTCTCGGTGGCCACGAGGGCGGCGCCCGACCACTCGCCGCCGAGTGCGAAGCCCTGGAAGAGCCGCAGGACGAGCAGCAGCACGGCCGCCCACACACCGATCTCGTTGAAGGTGGGGAGGCATCCGATCAGGAAGGTCGCGATGCCCATCGTGAGCAGCGACGCGACGAGGGTCGCCTTGCGCCCGAAGCGGTCGCCGAAGTGGCCGAAGACGATCGCGCCCAGCGGACGCGCGATCATCGCGGCGCCGAAGACGCTGAACGACAGCAGGAGCGAGGTCGTGTCGTTGCCGGTGGGGAAGAAGAGGATGGGGAAGACCAGGACGGCGGCGGTCGCGTAGACGTAGAAGTCGTAGAACTCGATCGTGGTGCCGACGAGGCTCGCGGTGATGACGCGAGAGCGGGGATTGGCGGGAGCCGCGGCGGTGGCGGCGTCGGAGCGGGAAGTCATTGTCACCTGGGGAGTGCGAAGCGGAGCATCCGGGTGGGATGCGGTGGTGGGCGACCGCACGGCGCAGGGTCATGCGTCAGGCGGCACTGCACGGGGATCACCGTGAGTCCGGGTGTGGTCGCCCGGGCACGAGGACCAAGCCTACTCCCGCAGCGCGGCTCGGGTCCGGGAACGGGAAAGCGGATGCCGCGACCTGTGCCGCGGCATCCGCTCGAGAGTCCCGGGTCAGCGCCAGAGCACCGCGATCGCGGCGTTGGCGAAGGTGAGGATGCCGATGCCCCAGAAGATCGCCGGCGGGACCGAGCCGGACTTCCGCTGGCGCGCGGCTCCGACGCCCAGCAGCGCGCCGATGATCAGCAGGATGACGAGCTTCGTCCCGATCTTGGCGTAGTTGAGATCGCCCTCGATGCCCCACGGCGCGGCGAGGATGAGGCCGGCGACACCCGCGATCGCGAGGCCCCAGTGCATGAGA from the Microbacterium atlanticum genome contains:
- a CDS encoding Fe-S protein, producing the protein MEILRHVVVLVHLVGFAILFGAWVVELVNGRHHITRLMHWGLAIAGVAGLILAAPWGIEGDLNYAKIGTKLVILLIIGALLGVGAARQRKSGSVPPAIFWGIGILTFANAAIAVLWR
- a CDS encoding ABC transporter permease, whose amino-acid sequence is MTTVRGSSAPEEATAQVRRGGVRALWAGNPQSVVQRGLLAARSSSWAVVLSGFFEPVFYLASMGIGLGALIGDVETSSGVEVPYAAFIAPALLAVSAMNGAIYDSTWNVFFKLNYGKLYEGMLATSMGPLDVALGEILYALLRGLLYATGFMVIMQLLGLNLAWTAVFALPAVLLIAFGFASLGMAVTSYMKTFQQMDWINFVLLPMFLFSATLYPITIYSEWIQTIIMAFPLWHGVELIRGLTTGILTPAMWWHVLYFAVMIAVGLVFTTKRLRALFLD
- a CDS encoding MFS transporter, which gives rise to MTSRSDAATAAAPANPRSRVITASLVGTTIEFYDFYVYATAAVLVFPILFFPTGNDTTSLLLSFSVFGAAMIARPLGAIVFGHFGDRFGRKATLVASLLTMGIATFLIGCLPTFNEIGVWAAVLLLVLRLFQGFALGGEWSGAALVATENAPKGKRAWYGTFPQLGAPLGFIIANSVFLAINYLLPHPEGAGQRSADFLAWGWRVPFLFSAVMVIIGLWVRLRLVESVTFVKAEEKGAIRRFPLGTVLRHHWWHLILGIFIMLATYVLFYLMTNFTLSYGTKAADLETASAAAQRAAEAAGTAFDPTAFAAQFYPGLGFAYTDFVLMQILGVVFFGIFTLLSGPIADAIGRRRLLLWVTGLIIVFGLTFNLFLSPQLDPKFTGALTQAFLIFGFMLMGSTFGPMGAVLPELFPTNVRYSGSAISYNVSSILGAALAPIVAVALWAAADGSPWLVGLYLSAMAVLTFIALLLSPETKDVDYDADLGVGATGSL
- a CDS encoding ABC transporter permease, producing MTAPPDDSGATATTAQPSLDELRAEALQWGRRPRALGTWYVTEHMVRAMRAYGWTIIVGALGQPILYLLGLAVGLAALIDAPITENGVEVSYLVFVAPALLMTAAISVASEEFSYPVMAGFKWRRYFFGFSASALSPGQIAGGVVAGASARILLVVVAYYGFLWVFGAVPDPATGWLTIPIGLLAGLAFGIPYMAYAASITEDKGQIALVQRFIFMPMFLFSGTFYPLATLPLWLQWVGWVSPLWHATELGRMVTYGKPAEPIMIVVHIGYLLVLSVGGYLVGRRLFGRRLAE